The Betta splendens chromosome 7, fBetSpl5.4, whole genome shotgun sequence genome includes a window with the following:
- the mfn2 gene encoding mitofusin-2, translating to MSLVFPRPSTKAVHGKKDKRLMAEVNASPLKHFVTAKKKINGIFEQLGAYIKESTSFLEDAHRNDELDPVTTEEQVQEVRGYLTKVGGITEVLARRHMKVVFFGRTSNGKSSVINAMLCDKVLPSGIGHTTNCFLRVEGTDGNEAFLLTEGSEEKKSIQTVNHLAHALHQDEDLDAGSLVCVMWPKAKCALLRDDLVLVDSPGIDVTTELDSWIDKFCLDADVFVLVANSESTLMQTEKSFFHKVNERLSSPNIFILNNRWDASASEPEYMDEVRRQHMDRCTNFLVDELGVVDRTQASDRIFFVSAKEVLQARVQKAQGMPEAGGALAEGFQARMFEFQNFERRFEECISQSAVKTKFEQHTVRAKRISEALRFIMDAVHIAAQEQRVYCLETKEDRQDRLEFIDKQLDLLTMDCKAKIKKITEEVERQVSNAMAEEIRKLNVLVDDFCMDFHPSPVVLKVYKSELHRHIEEGLGKNMSERCSISITSALQDTQTDMIEGLKPLLPSPTREQVDKLVPRQCFNLCYDLACDKLCSDFQEDISFHFSLGWTMLVNRFLGPKNTRRALMGYSDQVPRPMALTPVSTSMPPFPQGAMTQEELMVSMVTGLASLTSRTSMGVLVVGGVIWKAVGWRLIALSVGLYGLLYIYERLTWTTRAKERTFKRQFVDYASEKLQLIVSYTGSNCSHQVQQELAGMFAQLCQQVDVTRQNLEDEITDMNTKIELLDSLQSKAKLLRNKAGWLDSELNMFTQQYLQHSK from the exons ATGTCTCTGGTTTTCCCACGACCCAGTACCAAGGCAGTCCACGGAAAGAAAGATAAAAGACTAATGGCAGAGGTGAATGCGTCGCCCCTCAAGCACTTTGTCACAGCAAAGAAGAAGATAAATGGGATCTTTGAGCAACTGGGAGCCTACATCAAAGAGAGCACTTCCTTTCTCGAAG ATGCTCACAGAAATGATGAGTTGGATCCCGTCACCACAGAGGAGCAGGTCCAGGAGGTGCGGGGTTACCTCACCAAAGTAGGGGGTATCACGGAGGTGTTAGCCAGAAGACATATGAAGGTGGTCTTTTTTGGAAG GACAAGTAATGGGAAGAGCTCTGTAATTAATGCGATGCTGTGTGACAAGGTGTTGCCATCTGGCATAGGACACACCACTAACTGTTTTCTAAGAGTGGAGGGCACCGATGGCAACGAGGCCTTTCTGCTCACTGAAGGCTCGGAGGAGAAAAAGAGCATACAG ACGGTGAACCACCTGGCCCATGCTCTCCACCAGGATGAGGATCTGGATGCTGGCAGCTTGGTCTGTGTCATGTGGCCTAAAGCAAAGTGTGCCCTTCTCAGGGATGATCTGGTGCTGGTAGACAG CCCAGGTATTGATGTCACCACAGAGCTGGACAGCTGGATCGACAAGTTCTGCCTCGATGCTGATGTCTTTGTTCTGGTGGCAAACTCTGAGTCTACGCTGATGCAGACG GAGAAATCTTTTTTTCACAAAGTCAATGAGCGACTCTCCAGTCCCAACATTTTCATCCTCAACAACCGCTGGGATGCGTCAGCCTCCGAACCTGAATACATGGACGAA GTCCGCAGGCAGCACATGGACCGCTGCACCAATTTTCTGGTGGACGAGCTGGGTGTAGTGGATCGGACACAAGCCAGTGATCGCATTTTCTTTGTGTCCGCCAAGGAAGTGCTCCAGGCTCGAGTGCAGAAGGCTCAAGGAATGCCTGAAGCAG GTGGAGCTCTTGCAGAAGGATTCCAAGCCAGAATGTTTGAGTTTCAAAACTTTGAGAGGCGTTTTGAG GAGTGTATTTCACAGTCAGCTGTAAAGACCAAGTTTGAGCAGCACACGGTCAGGGCCAAACGGATCTCTGAAGCCCTGCGCTTTATCATGGATGCTGTCCACATCGCCGCACAAGAGCAGAG GGTCTACTGTCTGGAGACTAAAGAAGACCGTCAGGACCGATTGGAGTTCATAGACAAGCAGCTGGACCTCTTGACTATGGACTGTAAGGCCAAGATCAAGAAGATTactgaggaggtggagagacAG GTATCTAATGCCATGGCTGAGGAAATCAGGAAGCTGAATGTGCTGGTAGATGACTTCTGCATGGATTTCCATCCGTCACCAGTGGTTCTGAAGGTTTACAAGAGT GAGCTTCACCGCCACATAGAGGAGGGCCTGGGAAAGAACATGTCAGAGAGATGCTCTATTTCTATCACCAGTGCTCTTCAGGACACACAGACCGACATGATCG AGGGCCTCAAACCTCTGCTGCCCAGCCCCACCAGGGAGCAGGTAGACAAGCTGGTCCCTCGCCAGTGCTTCAACCTCTGCTATGACCTGGCGTGTGACAAGCTGTGCAGCGACTTTCAGGAGGACATCAGCTTCCACTTCTCTCTGGGTTGGACCATGCTGGTCAACCGCTTCCTGGGGCCTAAGAACACGCGCCGGGCTCTGATGGGCTACAGTGACCAG GTCCCCCGGCCCATGGCCCTCACTCCAGTCAGTACCAGTATGCCTCCATTTCCACAAGGTGCCATGacccaggaggagctgatggtctCCATGGTGACGGGTCTGGCCTCCCTGACCTCCCGTACTTCCATGGGCGTCCTTGTTGTTGGTGGCGTG ATCTGGAAGGCCGTGGGCTGGCGTCTCATTGCCCTGTCAGTGGGCCTGTATGGTCTGCTCTACATCTATGAGCGACTCACGTGGACCACCAGGGCCAAAGAGAGAACGTTCAAGAGGCAGTTTGTGGACTATGCcagtgagaagctgcagcttatTGTCAGCTACACTGGTTCCAACTGCAGCCACCAAGTCCAGCA GGAGTTGGCAGGCATGTTTGCTCAGCTGTGCCAGCAGGTCGACGTCACCCGTCAGAACCTGGAGGATGAGATCACCGACATGAACACAAAGATTGAGCTCCTGGACAGCCTGCAGAGCAAGGCTAAGCTGCTGCG GAACAAGGCGGGTTGGCTGGACAGTGAGCTCAACATGTTCACACAGCAGTACCTCCAGCACAGCAAGTAA